The genomic interval CTGACACCCTAGGATCCATGCACTTCATTTTACACCCCAGGAGCTACGTGGCTCTTTCCCAAATTTTGTACAAATTCCCAATcacaaagcccccccccccccaaaatgcagCTCCAAGTCCCAACTTCAGTTCAGAACCTGGGACATAGAAAGTGGCAGGTAATCCAGAGATCAGAACAGGGAACAGAGAAGCATCTCTAGACAGAACCAACCAAAGGGTGGCAGGCCGCTGATGCCCACCCCCTCTACACCCAACCTctgggacagagggaaggaggccCAACTCCCCCACTCCAGGTTTTGGGAACTCCAGAAACATACCTTCCTTGAGAGATTTCTTAGTGGAGACTTGACACAGTTGCCCATTCTAAGCTGAGGCAGCCCCTCTCAGGATCCCGGGGGCCATGAAGGAGGCTCCTGGGGGCTAAGAGACCGCAGTCCCGGTCCCTGCCAACCCCAGCCTCTCTCTGCCTGTGCAGTTCTGCCTCCAGGACCGATCTGAGCCCTCTCTCCTGCGCACGTGCTCTCTCACTCGTCTGCTTGCtcctgctgattttttttttctttttggtgaatcGTGTGTGTTTATGCGTGTGGATTTAACTTTCTGGGCACTTTCTTAAAGAGATGAAGGCAGGAGTGGAGCGTGCAGAGCACGGAGATCGCCCAGAGAGCTGAAGGCAGAGGGCAGCGGAGCTGGAGAAGGCAGCAGGATCATCTCCATCCGATTAATGCTCGGTCCTCTCCAGGTCACTCCCCTTCCCTCAGCCCTTTTTCTCCCAGCTGCCAAATCTACAGAGATTGCGTTGGGGACGGGGCCCAGAATGGCAGCTGCAGCTGGAAAGAGGCCAGCAGACCCAGGAGGGGAATCAGGCTAGTTTGGGTCCCCAAAGCCAGGGAGCCTCCCAGCTGCCAGCTTTATGtgtgcattcacacacacatacacacatgcagaaGCAAGCACACAGGAACAGACACACATCCAAACTGCCCCCTGGCAGTTGCAGCTGGATTGAGAGCAGGCAGCTCCAGCTGAGGGCCTGGGAGAGCTTGTGACGTCTCCATCACGCTCCATTTTTCACACTTGCCTCATCACTGGAATGGGATGAAGCTCCCAGGACTGGAAGCACAGCTGAGCCAACAGCAGTTAGCAGCAACTTCGGCTTCCTTCGCAGTGTGCCATCCCAGAGGTGTGAGCAAGGGCAACGAGCCTTCTCTTAAGTCTCCTCCTGATCCTAAACAAGGATCTTTTACCGGCTTCCGTGGGGTATAGGGCAGAGAGGCTGCCCTTTGAAAAGTGGTCTTCAAGATCCCATGATGAACTTTTCAGGTGACTGGCTCTTCCTCGTCCCTCCAGGTTCCAGCTTTGATGTCAGTTCATCTCAAGCCTCAGATGTCACATTGGAGATCTACAACCCCAGACAGATGACCCAAGAGAGAAGTGCCTGTTTCCCTGCACCCAGCTTTTCCCAGCAGGGGGCACCAGAGAGGGCTGGCAAGCCAAATTCTTCCCAGCCCCACACGCAAGGACCCTTACACGCATTGCTGAGTTTTCAGTCCAGAGAGGCTAGTCTCCCAGCGACTTTTTGTCCAGTTTTGGGTGGCTGGTCAGAACTCCCCTTAGGGAGTTCTCCCAGAAGGCACCACAGGCTTGCTTCTTGGGAGCTGGGGAAAGAGATCCCTGAATAGCTCTTGAAGACAGTGCTGCTGCAGACATCATCAACATCGGAATGGCTTAATCATGCTAGTTATTCAGTGGCCCTGTTTGGGCCAAACCCCTGGAGGGGAATATGGAGAAGGAGGGGCATCCCttgaggacagagggaggagccTGGGGTTTGTTTCTGCCTACAGGGCAGAAACACTCTCCAGTGTCTTCACCCTAAGGGGAGTTGGAATTGAAAGAGCAAGCAGTCAACTCAAGTACCTTCTTCAAAGTCGTGTTCCTCGGGAACAGAGCACAAAGCAGCATCTCTGGGGGCTGGGAGTCAGGGGTCAAGTGTCAGGGGCATGAAGAATAGCAATGGATTCAGATGAATGGAAAGGCGCTGCAGGCCTGGGGTTGAGTCTGGCTCTGCCGCCTTCTGACCTCACATTCCAGAGCTTCAGTTTCTTGCCTGGAAAATGGGGTTTCTTCTCTTGCTTATAAAGTGTACATGACAAAGTACATGGCATGTAACAGGTACTCTAGAAGTAAttattaaaaaggaaggaagatacctgacctgtggtggcacagtggatagagcatcgacctgaatgctaaggttgccagatcaaaaccctgagcttgcccgatcaaggcacatatgacaaccaatcaatgaacaactaaagtgaagcaactatgagttgatatttcttgctccccTTACctctcttgctcctctctctgtagaatcaatatataaagtctttaaaaacaacaaaaaaaagataaataaaatggaagaaagaagtATCATTTGTCCAGtatttatgtgccaggcactgtgcctggCTCTAGGTATGTGGGGAACAAAAGAAACATGGTCCCTGCTTTcaaggagcttacattctagcagGTGGGCAAGAGATAGTAAAGAGCTGGGAACACACTTATTTAATTACATCTCGGGTAAATGCTATGAAGGGGAACACAAAAACTCTAAGAACGAGACTTAATTCAGGAAGCTCAGGGAAGGCGTGGAGACCAAAGCTAGAAAATGAACCATCTGCAGATCCTTTCGAAAAGCTAGGGCTCGTAGGTGATATAGTACAGaactgtacccctgaaacctatgtaattttattaagcaatgtcaccccaatagagtgaattaaaaactaaaattaaaatttttaagtaaaagaaagaaaaagaaaagctagggCTCACCAGGGACCCAGAGGGGAAACGGGCTAGGCGCCAGGTAGGAACCCAGCTCATATTGACTACATGAGCAGGTATGTGGGGGGCAGCCCCTTGTCGAGCCGACTCCTCAGTGTGGGCTGCAGACAGAGCTCCCTGGGGAGCTCCCCCGAGACTGATTTATTAGACGTGggtgggctctggctggtggtgCCACGGAGTGCTCCAGGTCACTCCAGCCTGCAGTCAGTGTTGGGGACTGTTGACCCAGTGCCTCAGAGCTTAGAATGCAGTCAGACTTGGATTCAAATCTTGCCCTGCTATCTAGCAACTACTGTACGACCTTGAGCACATGTTCCTCTTTCTGCACCTTGGTTTCTTTATTGATAAAATGGGTCTTCTCATAACCTTTCTCTCATAGGGCTCTTCTGAGGAGTTAACAAGACAATACGTGTAAAGGGATCGGCACTGTGCCAAGGACTTAGGAGGTGCCCATTCCCTGCCTGGCACTGGCCTTAAAGTGCCAGGAGTGGCTTCCATTCACTTGGCAAGGCACTGGCTCAGGTCTGGTAACTCATGCTCCCTGCAGGCCATCCCAGAGCACAGCACCCATCTGTTGACCCTGTGATGTATCTGTCCCTAGAAATGAGAGACAGGAAAGCTTCTCCTATGGAAAAGTCACACAGTTCACCCTGACACACTCTTTAAAATGTTGCTCACTTTGGATATAGACATTTGGAGATGGGACAGAGGTTTTGCTCCTAATGAAAAGTGTGGATAATTACATAATGTCCACACTCAAGGTGAAGCCTGAAACATAGTAGACACTCAAATACTAATATGAAATTAAAGACTGTAGAATGTGGAGTCCCAAGGCTGGATCTGAGGCCCGGTTTACCTTTTCAAACCACATGGCCTGTATGAATGAGTCAGGTTCTCTGAATCCCAGTTTCCTTGACTATAACACAGAGATACTATCTGACCTTTCTCTATCTTGGAGGATTGTAGTGAAGATCATGAGCTACAGATATGAAAACACTATTAAGTAAAGGCTTTGCAAAGTAAGGTATTACTTCTGTCCTCCTCTGTCACCtgaaaaaagtgattaaaataacACATTCCTAATCTTAActtgttaataaaaaaatgtcacaTACTTTGAAGAAACCTCATCATCCTTTAGGGAGGAGGGTGCTGATACTAGTTCAAGTCTTAAAAGCAGCAATGGAGTCAGGGACACAAGCCCAGAGCTTGCTCAAGCTATTTTTGGCTTAGCAGTTGGGGTACAGATGATCCTGAGTGACGGGTAACTGGTGATCTGGAAGGGGCAGATGGCTTGATCTTTagcagaaaacaattttaaaggctGAATGGTGGGAACTTCTCAAAGGAGCAAAGCACATTGCACAGCCCCACCTCCCCATCCCTATTCCCTGTGGCCACAGTCCTCGGAAGCCACACTTTGAGTTCTGGAATGGAATAATAGGATCAGAGGGATGAGCAGGATCAGCCCTTTGCTGATTATTCCTGATTAGGAGGGAGGCTGGCCTTCACTGGCCCTGATAGGTTCTATCGCCAGCATTTGAACTTGGATGACAGCCCAGTGCTAAGACACTCAGGGAAAGCTGGGTCATAACTTCAGAGGTACTTTGTGGTTGCTTCTGACAAATAGGAAACACACTTAGGTGACTTCCCAACAAACCAGCACGATGTAGTACAGGAAGGTTGTTCAGAGATAGGCAGGCCACATCACAGTCCTGTGTGACCTTTGGACAAGCCACTACCCCTCTCTTGAATCTCTCTTCTCATCTCTAACATGGGGGAAGATAATGCTAACCTTCACAGGTTGCTGTGAGGATACCTTGTCAGTGGGCTCTAGACTAAGGTCTTTTTAGTTTCTTCCCCCAAAGAGCTAGATGCAGACATCCTGGGGGACTCTCTAGGATTGATGTTAACCACAAACTGACCTTCTCATTCCCCCTCCCCAGACCTCAGAGAAAAGGCAATCTGGGCTCCCAGTCCTCTCAGGGAGCCATAGGGAGAGACTGGGCCAGGCAGGAATGTGTGCTGTACACAGCCTTCATACTAGAAACATAGGCCTAGTGTGACTAATCTGTTAGGATCCAAACCATCCTGgtctctcccctgccccatctAAACTAGAGGAGCTAAGAGAACTCTGCAATCCAGAGGCTAGAGAtaccagtcattcattcattgactcaCTAAGATACAGGATCATAGTGATCCTACTACATACAAAGCTATTGGAATAGCCTGcccaaattaaaagaaatatttctataaGTAGAAAGAGAAACATGGAGCAGAGCTGTGGGTTTTATTCACATTTGTCCCTCTGAAAGGGGTGTTTCTTCCCAAACCTAGGGTAAGAAGCACAAAGACTATTCTTAAAATAGTTTTCCATGACACAATGCCAAGAGTTGCCCCGAGTCGTGCCTATCTGAGTTAATTTCTGATACCTCATCTTCTCTCTAGGAAGTTGGGTGACATGTCCATAGCTGGCCACAGAGAGGAACTGGAACAGGTCCTCTGTCATTCGGCTCCTTGCTTTAATGGCCTTCCTCACCTGGCTCAGAGTCagctttcagatttttatttattcattttagaaaggggaaagagagagagagagtgaaggggggaggagcaggaagctcccatatgtgccttgaccaggcaagcctggggtttcaaactggtgacctccgcgttctaggttgacactttgtccactgtgccaccacagggcaggcagagcCAGCTTTCAAAGTACAGGCCTTCATTCAGACAATTactctataaataataataataataataatgaaggcTGTCCTTTTTCCAGCACCCACCCTGAGCCAGGCCATTTGACATACTTAACCTTGTGTACCTCTTGTAATAACCTGGCAAGGTAGTTTTTGTCAATCTTATTTCTGGATGAACCAAgaccaaaagagaaaataaaaggcccAAGGTCACGGCAATAGGCAGTGATAGAGCTGGGATCGGAACCTGCAGCTCTACTCTCTGAAGCCACCATTCCATTCTTCAGCCTTAAAACCACACTGCCTCCCTGCAGGCAGTACAGATGCTCTGTGAGGTCACTGGAAGAATCCTAACTGCTGTTCCCTCTAACATAGGAGTCTATCTTGGTATCTTCAGTGTCACTTTGAACTCTGGCTCTCCCTGACTCTATTACAAATATAAGGAAAATGACTTGACACGGCCCTTGGTAGTTCATCAACAACAGcagcaataataacaataactaaCACTGACAGAGCCTTTGGTCTgggccacacactgggccaagcTCTGTACATGTCACCTTATCCCATTTCATCTCCCCAAAACTGGGCGAGCGGCTAAGGTTATCCCTGTTTTTCAGGTAAAGAAACAGGCTTAATGGGTTAAGTGGTTCATTTAAGGTTAAAACAGTAGGAACCTGGGAGATATGACAAATATACTTCCCCAGGCTTATATTTTGCTTAAGTGGGTCCCACCTAAAAGCTTCTGTACTCAAAGCCCATCTCCTTGCTCCTGGTCCTAACCCTGTCTCTAAGGACAGAAGTCTCAATgcaaaagaagggaaagaaaaatttattcCCCTCTGTCACAGGAGACTGGAGACTGACACAAACTTCCCAGGCCAGGTTTTGTGGTTGGTGCTGTTGTTGTTCAAGCAGATGCCTCAGGGCTGTCAGCAGGAAGCCCAAGCTGAACGTGCCAGAGCTTTAAAGAAAAAGTCTGCAGCTCCAGAGGCAAGAGCTTCCAGAGGGAGGTAGTAAATATTTGATGGGACCTTCCAGCTCTTCCAGACTCAGATGACTCTGGTGACATTTCAGAACATTGGACTGGAGAATATTCTTCATTTAATGACCGAGAAAGTAGAAGTAGGAAGAAATGCAGGTAGCAGAGAGCTCACAAAGGGCTCATGCAAACAAAATCTGCAAAACTGGAAAGAAAGTGCTCTTTTTCCAGGAACGAAGTCTGATCACCAGCCAACAACCTACTCTTGTTCACTGTTGTCTCCCTAAAGCCAAGCTTGTGCCTGAGCAAGGCCCTAACACCTTATACTCCTCACTAATACATAAGTCACTGCAGTGAACTTCTCCCTCCACACATTGCCACAAGAACTCTCACAGCTCTGTATCCAAATCTCTATGCTGAAGAACTGTTTCCAGCTAACTCGGCTAACAAGGGCTCCCTGCAGGAACAAAGCCACGCAGCGGTGCCCTATCACACCACCACAGCAGATCCATGTAACCCAAATCCATGTGCAGCTGCCTTCATGTCAGACTTCTACCAGCATCAGCCGCTGAGAAGtagtattttgaaaaagaatgtgtAGATCTGAAGCAAAACACATACGGCCTCTTTGGAATTCTGATCCAGCATGGCAAGCCAGAAACTTAAAACAGCTGCTTTACACTACATCCTAGCACAGAAAGGCTTAGGTCTCCACTTCTTCCAGACGCCACATGAACAGTCTGATCTGACTTCTGCATTACGCCCCTCCTTGGCTGCTGCAGAACTGTCTAAACGCTGTGTCAGAGAGTCTGATTTACTAATGGACTCAGAACTAGAGAGAATATCCTGGCTCAGGAGCTCACAGGTTCCTTTCTGCCGAGTCTCTCTCCCCAGCAGCAAACCCCCAAACTGGATTATGACTACAGGGCTGTTTTTAAAGGGCAGATGTCCGGCTGCCTGGGGCCCTTGAGAGAAAGACCTAGAGGAACTCAAAGGAGCCACTGATGACTCTTTAGTGACCTTTCTGACCGTAGAATGCACACCAACTCAAGCTAGGAGTCTCTGGGTATTATGCCACATCCTCTGACTCACAGCTGCCCAACAGCCATCCTAACGGCATCCCTGAAGTGACAACCTCCTTAAAACACCCCAAAGTTCCAGTTTGATCAAAAGCTCTGGACAGCCCCTCCATGCCTACCCAGACACTTCTCTCTTCTCATATTTTAACTCTCTTAACTTTTCCCAGGTCTTTATGGCTACCACAGGCAATGGTTACAATCCCTCATCCCCAAGCAAAGCTATGTACCTCAAGATCTCCCACTCTTGACCCCAAGACTCCAAACCCATTGCTCTCTTGAGTCGCTCACTGGTGGTCTTGGTCAGAATCCAGATAAGTGGGTTTGGCGCCACCTACTCAGAGTACCGCTCCATGACCCCTGCAAATCTCCAGACGGCTGGTGGAGGTCGACCCTTTCAGAACTGGCCCATTCTGGCAGGTGGAGGGAGGCAATCCCTCTTTAGAGGGCCGAAGCGTGGACAGCGCACAGGGTGCTGAATCAGGCATCAGGGGAGGAGGAAGGCGGGCAAGGGCACGGAGCTGCAGGGGGGCGAGGGGAGCGTGACCGAGGGGCCGTGGGCAGCGAGAGGAGGGCTGTGGGTGCGCAGCCGTGGCAGGGTCCCGAACGCCTCTCCAGCCAGCGCAGACGGGAGGCGCGGCCCTTACCTGGCCGAAGGCGGAGCTGAGCATGGGGCGCAGCCGGTGGAGGAACGGGTCTGCCTCGGACGCCGCAGCTGGAGCCGAGACCCCACGACCCAGGGCTCGCTGAGAGCACCGGGGGCTGAGCGCCGGGGACAGCCCCCGTTCCTCCCCATCCCGCCCGCGGGCCAGCGGCAGTGGAGACGGGGGAGAAGGTCGGGACGCCGCGGCCGGCAGTGCCTCCCGGGGCCTGCAGTGCGCCTGGGGGAGACCACGCTGGCTCCTCCGCGCACCCTCCTCTCGCGGCGCCGGCCGGCACAGGGGCCTCCGCGAACTGGGGTCGCCAGACAGCGGTGGCGTGCCAGGGCAGGTGCTAGGCAGCCGGCGGCTAGGCAGCCTGGGCTCCCGGGCAGGGCCGTGGCGGGGAACCCGGCTGCCCCCGCTTGTCGCCGTcgccgccgctgccgccttcAGCAGCGACGTCTTGGACTCGCTTTTGGCGATGTGCGAGCTCATCGCAGCGGGGCCCGCGCTCTCATGGCCCGGCGGGGGAGGCGCGGTGCGGCGTGGCGCCGGGCCCCCGGCGGGCAGAGAGCAGGGCGTCCGGCGGGAGCCAAGCCCGAGAACGCGCTGGAGGCGGGCACCGTACCCGGGCCGCTTAAATGCGGCCCCTTCACCGCCACCCATGTGACAGTACAGCCTCTTCACCCGGAGCTCAGAGCTTCCAGGCGCCCGGCGGTGCGGATCTGAGGGGGCCGCCAGCTGTCTCCTGAGATCCCACCCCCAGCTCCCGGGCAGCCCAGGTACTGCCGCGCCCCGCCCCTTTCCCCGCCCCGCGCTCGAGGAGCCCCGCTTCCGGGAGGCCCCTGACGGCTTAGGGGGCGCTGTGGGACAGAGCGGGGAGCACAAGGTAAGGGGCTTGGCGAAGGGCCCCAAAGATGTCCAGTCCTTAGAATCGCCAGAACTGCCCCTTAACACTCCTTGAGGTTCCCACAGGAACCCGGAGTGCCAGAACCTCCAGAAATGCAGGCAGGGTGCACTCCCCAGGGACTACAACTTTGGTACTGAGGATGAGAGAGGTACACTACACTAAAGACCCAAGGAGAATGAAGGCACTCTAGGTCACCACTGCTTACAAACACAGGAGCCAGAATGACAAGGAAGGACAGTGCTGGAAGGACAGGCTCCA from Saccopteryx leptura isolate mSacLep1 chromosome 2, mSacLep1_pri_phased_curated, whole genome shotgun sequence carries:
- the CABP1 gene encoding calcium-binding protein 1 isoform X3: MGGGEGAAFKRPGYGARLQRVLGLGSRRTPCSLPAGGPAPRRTAPPPPGHESAGPAAMSSHIAKSESKTSLLKAAAAATATSGGSRVPRHGPAREPRLPSRRLPSTCPGTPPLSGDPSSRRPLCRPAPREEGARRSQRGLPQAHCRPREALPAAASRPSPPSPLPLARGRDGEERGLSPALSPRCSQRALGRGVSAPAAASEADPFLHRLRPMLSSAFGQMRQEETTSYRVVQMSEEGLAAGSELPGPLLMLAQNCAVMHNLLGPACIFLRKGFAENRQPDRSLRPEEIEELREAFREFDKDKDGYINCRDLGNCMRTMGYMPTEMELIELSQQINMNLGGHVDFEDFVELMGPKLLAETADMIGVKELRDAFREFDTNGDGEISTSELREAMRKLLGHQVGHRDIEEIIRDVDLNGDGRVDFEEFVRMMSR
- the CABP1 gene encoding calcium-binding protein 1 isoform X1: MGGGEGAAFKRPGYGARLQRVLGLGSRRTPCSLPAGGPAPRRTAPPPPGHESAGPAAMSSHIAKSESKTSLLKAAAAATATSGGSRVPRHGPAREPRLPSRRLPSTCPGTPPLSGDPSSRRPLCRPAPREEGARRSQRGLPQAHCRPREALPAAASRPSPPSPLPLARGRDGEERGLSPALSPRCSQRALGRGVSAPAAASEADPFLHRLRPMLSSAFGQDRSLRPEEIEELREAFREFDKDKDGYINCRDLGNCMRTMGYMPTEMELIELSQQINMNLGGHVDFEDFVELMGPKLLAETADMIGVKELRDAFREFDTNGDGEISTSELREAMRKLLGHQVGHRDIEEIIRDVDLNGDGRVDFEEFVRMMSR